From the genome of Pirellulaceae bacterium:
CTGGCTATGTAGAAACAGTTCACTTTGACATTGGAGACAAGGTGACCAAAGGTCAGTTGCTGATCCGCATTCGGGCACCCGAATATCAAGACCAACTGGAACAGAAGCGCGGATTGCTCTTACAGGCTGAGGCTCAGGTCAAGCAAGCCGAAGCAGCCCTGGCAGCCGCGCAGGCCTCAGCCAATTCCTATCACGCGATGGTGGTACAGGCGCAAGCCAGTGTTGGCCGCTCGGAAGCCGAGTTTGCTCGCTGGGACTCTGAGTACCAACGCATTCAGCAGTTGGTCAGCAAAGGGTCGGTGACCCCCAAGCTGGCCGATGAAACAGCTAGCCAGTACCAAGCAGCAGCCGCCGCCAAGCAAGAGGCGTTGGCCATCATCGAGTCTGCGAAGGCGCGACAGCAGGAAGCGGCAGCCAACGTCACGACGGCCGCCACCGCTATCGATGCGGCGAGGGCTAAAGTCAAAGTGGCCCAAGCCGATATTCAGCAGGCTGAAACCATGCTGACCTATACCGAGCTGTTGAGCCCCTTCGACGGATACGTCACTCATCGCCGCGTTGATGCTGGCCACTATGTACAGCCAGCAGGCGCCAGCAACGCGCAACCACTGATGACCATTGCCAATGTGACCAAGGTCCGAGTGTTTGTCAATGTGCCAGAAAGCGAAGCTACCTGGGTCGATGCCGGATTCGACGATGCCTTTCAAGGCGACCCGGTGACGATTCAGATTGCATCTGGAGAATCAATTGATGCGAGAGTAACTCGCACCAGCCTGCAACTGGACCTACACAGCCGTTCGCTTTCTACGGAAATCGATGTTCAGAACACTGATCTGATATTACTGCCCGGCGCGTTCGTAACCGCCAAGATTCTACTGGAAGAACGAAGCGATGTACTAACACTACCGATCTCAGCCATCGTGAAGACCGCTACAGAGGCGGTTTGTTGCGTCGTTGTGGATGGAAAGATCCAGCACCAGCCAATCAAGTTAGGTCTACGAGTCGGCGATGATGTGCAGATTCTCTCCGGTCTAAATGGTAATGAGCCAGTCGTGCTCGTCCGCGCCAATTCGCTCCGCTCTGGACAGGCAGTTGAAGTAATCGCGGAAAAATAAATCGCTGATCGTCGTGACGTTGTGTCGGCGCAATTGGCGCG
Proteins encoded in this window:
- a CDS encoding efflux RND transporter periplasmic adaptor subunit; this encodes MKSELTVIFGVLSTALVLSITGCNPQNDVAVELNSTAGEGSSLVRVTTGPAVTKTLRLFTEQPGRVAAFEETPILSKIPGYVETVHFDIGDKVTKGQLLIRIRAPEYQDQLEQKRGLLLQAEAQVKQAEAALAAAQASANSYHAMVVQAQASVGRSEAEFARWDSEYQRIQQLVSKGSVTPKLADETASQYQAAAAAKQEALAIIESAKARQQEAAANVTTAATAIDAARAKVKVAQADIQQAETMLTYTELLSPFDGYVTHRRVDAGHYVQPAGASNAQPLMTIANVTKVRVFVNVPESEATWVDAGFDDAFQGDPVTIQIASGESIDARVTRTSLQLDLHSRSLSTEIDVQNTDLILLPGAFVTAKILLEERSDVLTLPISAIVKTATEAVCCVVVDGKIQHQPIKLGLRVGDDVQILSGLNGNEPVVLVRANSLRSGQAVEVIAEK